A single genomic interval of Alistipes sp. ZOR0009 harbors:
- the pepF gene encoding oligoendopeptidase F, giving the protein MRKLLLTAFALAAVCSSGFSQNTEKMEVKDPAYNWDFTHIYPSWDAWQKELKDFSALTPKFIEYKGKISKDPKALIEYIKLSEKAGQMGSKLSSFARLQKDVDGKNSMYNAKLQELQNIFVEMSKNRSWYSPELATLPQETAMKWIAENPELAPYKHDMEDFYRELSHILDEKTQNILNEYSRALSATSKIYNSLSVADIEFPKVKLSTGEEVTASPAVASRIYATSPNQEDRLKVANANRDYYFKHRNTFADIYLGMLQSRAASARLEGYKSCLDATLSGNNIPTDVYFTLLKVAQTNVAPLQKYWDLRKRALGLAKYYHSDASAELTNFSRSYKWEEAVKIVTSALGMMGKEYNENFNSMLTGGKIDVFEKPGKQTGAYNLSLYGVHPYVLMNWNETRDNVFTLAHELGHSVHGILAQKYQSYNNSGANSMVAEVASTFNECVLLDYMLAQSKDPNEKIALLVQAIDNVAGTFYRQVQFAEFEYTMHNMVENNKPVNADVIAKVYGDIDAKYNGLGVEQPENLKYSWPRVFHFFNYNFYVYNYAVSFTASNALYGNIVNAKNKKEADAAKERYLNLLKSGGNDYPINLLRNAGIDMTKEESYLAVTNRLQKLVDQLEVELKKVDKIK; this is encoded by the coding sequence ATGCGTAAATTGTTACTTACCGCTTTTGCTTTAGCTGCAGTATGCAGCTCGGGCTTTAGCCAAAATACCGAAAAGATGGAAGTAAAGGATCCTGCCTACAACTGGGACTTCACCCATATCTATCCCAGCTGGGATGCTTGGCAAAAGGAGCTAAAAGACTTTAGCGCGCTTACTCCTAAGTTTATAGAGTATAAGGGAAAGATCTCTAAAGATCCAAAGGCGCTAATTGAGTACATTAAGCTTTCGGAAAAGGCCGGACAGATGGGATCTAAGCTTAGCTCGTTTGCCCGCTTGCAGAAGGATGTTGATGGAAAGAACTCGATGTATAATGCCAAGCTGCAGGAGCTACAAAACATTTTTGTGGAGATGAGCAAGAATCGCTCATGGTATTCGCCCGAATTGGCGACTCTTCCACAGGAAACTGCAATGAAATGGATTGCCGAAAATCCTGAGTTGGCTCCCTATAAGCACGATATGGAGGACTTTTACCGCGAGCTGTCTCATATTCTCGACGAAAAGACTCAAAATATCCTTAACGAGTATAGCCGTGCTTTAAGTGCAACCTCTAAAATCTACAATTCGCTTTCGGTTGCCGATATTGAATTCCCAAAGGTTAAGCTCTCAACAGGCGAAGAGGTAACCGCTTCTCCTGCCGTAGCTTCTCGCATATATGCTACATCACCTAACCAGGAAGATCGTCTTAAGGTAGCAAACGCTAACCGCGACTACTACTTTAAGCATCGTAACACCTTTGCCGATATCTACCTAGGTATGCTACAGTCTCGTGCTGCTAGCGCAAGGCTCGAAGGATACAAAAGCTGCCTCGATGCTACGCTTTCGGGCAATAATATTCCGACGGATGTGTACTTTACCCTTCTAAAGGTTGCCCAAACTAACGTTGCTCCCCTTCAAAAATACTGGGATTTACGTAAGCGTGCTTTGGGGCTAGCTAAGTACTACCATTCTGATGCTTCGGCAGAGCTTACCAACTTTAGCCGTAGCTACAAGTGGGAGGAAGCTGTTAAGATTGTAACCTCGGCGCTTGGTATGATGGGCAAGGAGTATAACGAAAACTTTAACAGCATGCTTACCGGTGGTAAGATTGATGTTTTTGAGAAGCCAGGAAAGCAAACCGGTGCCTACAACCTTTCTCTTTATGGGGTGCATCCTTACGTGCTAATGAACTGGAATGAAACTCGCGATAACGTATTTACTTTGGCGCACGAGTTGGGACACTCGGTTCATGGTATTCTTGCCCAAAAGTATCAATCCTACAACAATAGTGGCGCAAATTCGATGGTAGCCGAAGTTGCTTCAACCTTTAACGAGTGCGTGCTGTTAGACTACATGCTAGCTCAATCTAAAGATCCTAACGAGAAGATTGCCCTGCTAGTACAAGCTATCGATAATGTTGCAGGTACCTTCTACCGTCAGGTACAATTTGCAGAGTTCGAGTACACCATGCATAACATGGTAGAAAACAATAAACCTGTAAATGCCGATGTTATTGCTAAGGTTTACGGAGATATCGACGCTAAGTACAACGGTTTAGGCGTGGAGCAACCCGAAAACCTTAAGTACTCTTGGCCTCGCGTATTCCACTTCTTTAACTACAACTTCTACGTTTACAACTATGCCGTTTCGTTTACCGCTTCGAATGCACTTTATGGTAACATTGTAAATGCAAAGAATAAGAAGGAGGCAGATGCCGCTAAGGAGCGCTACCTTAACCTGCTAAAGAGCGGTGGTAACGACTACCCAATCAACCTTCTAAGAAATGCAGGGATTGATATGACCAAAGAGGAGTCGTACCTTGCTGTAACCAACCGTTTGCAAAAGCTGGTAGATCAGCTGGAGGTTGAGCTGAAAAAGGTAGACAAGATTAAGTAG
- a CDS encoding S41 family peptidase, giving the protein MNKIVIKVLLLLTLLLPNLASWSQVTKKLDKAQMKSDIDHFFRSLHQHHPNPYYFCSKDSVERERNLLVNSLPDSLSTSEFAKRITTLNHLFDAHTNISLDFIWQDTSQVYIPPIFEIDNNYNLYVKEKYTSVRSKVMSINGQKTTSVMAQFKKYMSNEQIRSNIRGNILLFTYCLPILGINHPYTIELEHNGTLEVINISNNKVYTNSASNYNLDCSSLYKKSQDTNAVQPSNFQINTDRSLAILYYTSCDIDQDSSIQQQVKTFFQKIDSLKIKNLIIDIRNNTGGNTASNDYITKYIKHKAFTIKQSVEERITNDYKQAASSKVKDYRQKSLLHKIFYRLTMPSHIVKIYAGNVGDLYKATYKEKVAARTSGYSGNIFIAQGYNTFSSALDFALWFKVSKRGIIVGDETGEATDCFSNIKFDYLPHSNLAYMVALGRYKFPSGNIATGLKPDRYIKIDASESFLNEEEINQIILFK; this is encoded by the coding sequence ATGAATAAAATTGTGATAAAGGTACTACTACTCCTTACTTTGCTGCTACCTAACTTAGCATCGTGGTCGCAGGTCACCAAAAAGCTTGACAAAGCTCAAATGAAAAGTGACATTGATCACTTCTTTCGCTCTCTCCACCAACATCATCCCAACCCCTACTATTTCTGCTCTAAAGATTCGGTAGAACGAGAAAGAAATCTACTGGTAAATAGCTTACCCGATTCGCTATCTACCTCAGAATTTGCCAAACGGATTACCACACTCAACCATTTGTTTGATGCACATACCAATATTTCCCTAGACTTCATCTGGCAGGATACTTCACAAGTATACATTCCCCCCATTTTCGAAATTGACAACAACTATAACCTATACGTCAAAGAGAAGTATACCAGCGTAAGAAGCAAAGTCATGAGTATAAATGGGCAAAAGACGACCTCCGTCATGGCTCAATTCAAGAAATATATGTCTAACGAACAGATAAGATCTAACATACGTGGTAATATTCTTCTTTTTACGTATTGCCTGCCTATACTCGGGATAAACCATCCCTATACCATAGAATTGGAACATAATGGTACACTAGAGGTCATAAACATTTCAAATAACAAAGTGTATACTAACTCTGCATCTAACTACAACCTAGATTGTTCATCTCTTTACAAAAAGAGTCAAGACACAAATGCAGTGCAACCATCAAACTTTCAGATTAACACAGATCGTTCTTTAGCCATTTTATACTACACAAGTTGTGACATTGATCAGGACAGTTCTATACAACAACAGGTAAAAACCTTTTTTCAAAAAATTGATTCTCTAAAAATCAAAAACCTAATAATCGATATTAGGAATAACACAGGCGGCAATACTGCAAGTAATGACTATATAACTAAATACATAAAACATAAAGCATTTACGATTAAACAATCGGTAGAAGAGCGCATTACCAATGATTACAAGCAAGCGGCTTCTTCTAAGGTAAAAGATTACAGACAAAAAAGCTTACTTCACAAAATATTCTACAGGCTTACAATGCCATCTCATATTGTAAAGATATATGCTGGTAATGTTGGAGATCTGTACAAGGCAACCTACAAAGAAAAGGTAGCGGCTCGCACCTCTGGATATTCAGGAAATATTTTCATTGCTCAAGGATATAACACCTTCTCTTCGGCACTTGACTTTGCCTTATGGTTCAAAGTTTCTAAACGAGGTATTATTGTGGGAGATGAAACCGGTGAAGCAACAGATTGCTTCAGCAACATAAAATTTGACTATCTACCACACAGCAATCTGGCATACATGGTTGCACTTGGCAGATACAAATTTCCTTCAGGAAATATTGCCACAGGACTAAAACCTGACAGATACATAAAAATAGATGCTAGCGAGAGTTTTCTTAATGAGGAAGAAATCAATCAAATAATCCTCTTTAAATAA
- a CDS encoding DUF4294 domain-containing protein, with the protein MMRKWLNILILLLGVFGAKVAAAQDPFTIPNKVVVDGETMENYAIKEVYVFPWEKFKRPRDEAKYRRMIYNIKRVYPYAILARDMLIKMEGEVAQIKNKRDREIYIKNAEKQLRAQFEEPLKKLTISQGKLLLKLIDRETGRTSYSIVKELRGSFSAFFWQSLARFFGSNLKSTFDAEGEDRVLNRLIILYENGQLEENY; encoded by the coding sequence ATGATGCGAAAATGGCTTAACATATTGATTCTCCTTTTAGGAGTATTTGGAGCAAAGGTTGCTGCTGCACAAGATCCGTTTACCATACCCAATAAGGTGGTGGTAGATGGCGAAACAATGGAAAACTACGCCATTAAGGAGGTGTACGTTTTTCCTTGGGAGAAGTTTAAGAGGCCAAGGGATGAGGCAAAGTATCGTCGGATGATTTATAACATTAAGCGGGTTTATCCCTATGCCATTCTGGCGCGCGATATGCTAATTAAGATGGAGGGCGAGGTGGCCCAGATTAAGAATAAGCGCGATCGCGAAATCTACATAAAGAATGCCGAAAAGCAGCTTAGGGCTCAGTTTGAGGAGCCGCTTAAGAAGCTAACCATATCGCAGGGTAAGCTGCTGCTAAAGCTTATCGACAGGGAAACGGGACGTACCTCCTATAGTATTGTAAAGGAGTTGCGGGGATCTTTTTCTGCATTCTTTTGGCAATCGTTGGCCAGGTTTTTTGGCTCAAACCTAAAGTCTACCTTCGATGCGGAGGGAGAAGATCGGGTTTTGAATCGGCTAATTATCCTTTACGAAAACGGGCAGCTAGAGGAGAACTACTAG
- a CDS encoding (4Fe-4S)-binding protein: MDQNKRKYTNGEITVYWRPNLCVHASICFTDLLSVFNPRKRPWVDMSGAPTPAIIDIVNRCPTNALTFSWNDKEKNDLETSEKGEKDFESLNEEFAGISELKPVKANIMKNGPLLVSGSFKIIGPDGKEMRRMQMASFCRCGKSGSLPFCDGSHFKHGFND, from the coding sequence ATGGATCAAAATAAGCGTAAGTATACCAATGGGGAGATTACCGTTTATTGGCGACCTAACCTTTGCGTGCATGCCTCCATCTGCTTTACCGATCTTCTTTCGGTATTTAACCCCAGAAAACGCCCTTGGGTAGATATGTCGGGCGCACCAACCCCTGCAATTATCGACATTGTAAACAGATGTCCTACCAATGCGCTAACCTTTAGCTGGAATGATAAGGAAAAGAACGATCTTGAAACGTCAGAAAAGGGGGAAAAAGATTTTGAAAGCCTTAACGAGGAGTTTGCCGGAATTTCGGAGCTGAAACCCGTTAAAGCCAACATCATGAAGAATGGACCGCTACTGGTTTCTGGTTCGTTTAAGATTATTGGCCCCGATGGAAAGGAGATGAGACGAATGCAAATGGCCTCATTTTGCCGATGCGGGAAAAGCGGAAGCTTACCCTTCTGCGATGGCTCTCACTTTAAGCATGGGTTTAACGACTAA